In Halorientalis sp. LT38, a genomic segment contains:
- a CDS encoding SRPBCC family protein yields the protein MDSVSVTRTFDAPPDQIREAMADVERFMEGAGFDAVDVDGDAMRIENGFSIAAIELSLRLVDREGAELAYEQVDGIFDEMWTTYEVTAQNGGTRVTATTEFSLDVAVIGSLLDATVIKRQRRRELDAQFDWLETETGE from the coding sequence ATGGACTCTGTCAGCGTAACGCGGACGTTCGACGCCCCGCCCGACCAGATCCGCGAGGCGATGGCCGACGTCGAACGGTTCATGGAAGGGGCCGGATTCGACGCGGTCGACGTCGACGGCGACGCGATGCGCATCGAGAACGGGTTCAGCATCGCCGCCATCGAACTGTCGCTCCGGCTCGTCGACCGGGAGGGCGCCGAACTGGCCTACGAACAGGTCGACGGCATCTTCGACGAGATGTGGACGACCTACGAGGTAACCGCCCAGAACGGTGGGACCCGCGTCACGGCGACGACCGAGTTCTCGCTGGACGTGGCCGTGATCGGGAGCCTGCTGGACGCGACGGTGATCAAGCGACAGCGCCGGCGCGAACTGGACGCCCAGTTCGACTGGCTGGAAACCGAGACCGGCGAGTGA
- a CDS encoding cation:proton antiporter: MTASTELIALVVTVIGVGVAAQVLSDWLSVPSVLFWLVAGVAAGPQVLGIIDPGTIDSGALSAIVGLSVAVIVFEGAFHLRVDRLREAPRETLRLVTVGAVISHLATTVVVRYALGTSWELALLIGSLLIATGPTVINPILAVVPVRERVATTLETEGVVNDVTAAILAIVMFEYLLLEGEGLPTLIGQFAFRLGAGVLVGVAVATVVWLLLARVELPTENALRNARLVVLAAALSAYGLAEAGLGVGESGIAAVAAAGFVLGNVDLPYREQIEQFKGDVTLVVLTFVFVVLASLLSLSDLLSLGLGGLVVVVAVALVIRPLLVFLCTVGGRLTLRERLFVSAIGPRGIIPASVVTLFALRIGDSQPAVATTLVGTVFLVIFATVTFQGGLARHIAQALDVIPNRTIIVGGGRIGTALAERLADRGEAVTIVDHDPDVAEQLREAGYRVEVGDGASKDVLTRAGAENAKVVAAATADDDVNLLVGQLARNTFEVETIVARVNDPDNEAAFRDLDVEAISTGMSVAWSMDNVIERPAIARWMTELDRSGDVQEVEVTADAAAGRTVSDLASNLPDGCYVGLISRGDENRIPHADDRIERNDHITIIGRTEAVHGAIDFCTA; this comes from the coding sequence GTGACAGCTTCGACCGAACTGATCGCGCTCGTCGTCACGGTCATCGGCGTCGGCGTGGCCGCACAGGTGCTCTCGGACTGGTTGAGCGTGCCGAGCGTGCTCTTCTGGCTGGTGGCGGGCGTCGCCGCTGGCCCCCAGGTGCTGGGGATCATCGACCCCGGGACGATCGACAGCGGCGCGCTGTCGGCCATCGTCGGGCTGAGCGTCGCCGTCATCGTCTTCGAGGGTGCCTTCCACCTCCGGGTCGATCGATTGCGCGAGGCGCCCCGGGAGACGCTCAGGCTGGTGACCGTGGGCGCGGTCATCTCCCACCTCGCGACGACCGTCGTCGTCCGGTACGCGCTGGGGACCTCCTGGGAACTGGCGCTTTTGATCGGGTCGCTGCTGATCGCGACCGGCCCGACGGTGATCAACCCGATCCTGGCCGTCGTCCCCGTCCGCGAGCGCGTGGCGACGACCCTGGAGACCGAGGGGGTCGTCAACGACGTCACCGCCGCCATCCTCGCCATCGTGATGTTCGAGTACCTCCTGCTGGAGGGGGAGGGACTGCCGACGCTGATCGGGCAGTTCGCCTTCCGGCTCGGGGCCGGCGTCCTGGTGGGCGTGGCCGTCGCGACGGTCGTCTGGCTGCTGCTGGCGCGCGTCGAGTTACCGACCGAGAACGCCCTCCGTAACGCGCGACTCGTCGTGTTGGCCGCGGCGCTGTCCGCCTACGGGCTCGCGGAGGCCGGACTCGGCGTCGGCGAGTCGGGCATCGCGGCCGTCGCCGCGGCCGGGTTCGTTCTCGGGAACGTCGACCTCCCGTACCGCGAACAGATCGAGCAGTTCAAAGGCGACGTGACGCTGGTCGTGCTCACCTTCGTCTTCGTCGTGCTGGCCTCGCTGCTCTCGCTCTCCGACCTCCTGTCGCTCGGACTGGGCGGACTCGTGGTCGTCGTCGCCGTCGCGCTCGTAATCCGGCCGCTGCTCGTTTTCCTCTGCACCGTCGGCGGGCGGTTGACGCTCCGCGAACGGCTGTTCGTCAGTGCCATCGGGCCGCGAGGGATCATCCCGGCGAGCGTGGTGACGCTCTTTGCCCTCCGGATCGGCGACAGCCAGCCAGCGGTCGCGACGACGCTGGTCGGGACGGTCTTCCTCGTCATCTTCGCGACCGTGACCTTTCAAGGGGGTCTGGCGAGACACATCGCGCAGGCACTGGACGTGATCCCGAACCGAACCATCATCGTCGGCGGCGGACGGATCGGCACGGCGCTGGCCGAGCGACTCGCGGACCGCGGTGAGGCGGTGACCATCGTCGACCACGATCCGGACGTGGCCGAGCAACTCAGAGAGGCCGGCTACCGGGTCGAAGTCGGTGACGGTGCGAGCAAGGACGTCCTCACGCGGGCCGGCGCGGAGAACGCCAAGGTCGTCGCGGCCGCGACCGCCGACGACGACGTGAACCTGCTCGTCGGGCAACTCGCCCGGAACACCTTCGAGGTCGAGACGATCGTCGCGCGGGTCAACGACCCCGACAACGAGGCTGCATTCCGGGACCTGGACGTCGAGGCGATCTCGACGGGGATGTCCGTCGCGTGGTCGATGGACAACGTGATCGAGCGGCCGGCGATCGCGCGCTGGATGACGGAACTGGACCGGAGCGGCGACGTGCAGGAGGTCGAAGTGACGGCCGACGCCGCCGCCGGTCGCACCGTGTCGGATCTGGCGTCGAACCTCCCCGACGGGTGCTACGTCGGGTTGATCAGTCGCGGGGACGAGAACCGCATCCCCCACGCCGACGACCGGATCGAGCGCAACGATCACATCACGATCATCGGCCGGACGGAAGCCGTCCACGGGGCCATCGACTTCTGCACCGCCTGA
- the gcvPA gene encoding aminomethyl-transferring glycine dehydrogenase subunit GcvPA, producing the protein MTDNDTRGSPYAPHTATETAAMLDAVGVDSESDLFDIPPAVRFDGEFGIDASDERAVRRDVERTLARNDDLTELLGRGHYDHYVPSMVDHLADRSEFLTSYTQYQPEVAQGFLQALFEYQSLLVELTGLEVANCSMYDAATALGEAATLASRVRSVSGDRVLVPAQLSDGRRGVLENYADGADLLVDTYPMADGAVDIDALEGMMDEDVAMVYAESPTIRGVVEPSLSAVGGLADAHDALFCLGSDPVALSLLESPASVGADVVVGDASTLGLGRSYGMGLGMFATREDYLRQVPGRLVGAGEDESGRRAYTLTLQTREQHIRRERATSNICTNQAWVALRAAMHAAWLGPDGLVDLAEDCVAYPRDLAARLDEIEGVQAPIHDRHHFREFQARTDQPAAAVAGDLRDRGYAVHTLGEHRLGICVTERTADRLDRFVAAMAEVAP; encoded by the coding sequence ATGACCGACAACGACACACGCGGGAGCCCGTACGCGCCCCACACGGCGACGGAGACGGCGGCGATGCTGGACGCGGTCGGCGTCGACAGCGAGTCGGACCTGTTCGACATCCCCCCGGCGGTGCGGTTCGACGGCGAGTTCGGCATCGACGCGAGCGACGAACGCGCCGTCCGGCGCGACGTAGAGCGCACCCTCGCTCGCAACGACGACCTGACGGAACTGCTCGGCCGCGGCCACTACGACCACTACGTCCCGTCGATGGTCGACCACCTGGCCGACCGCTCCGAGTTTCTCACCTCCTACACGCAGTACCAGCCCGAAGTCGCGCAGGGCTTTCTCCAGGCGCTCTTCGAGTACCAGTCGCTTTTGGTCGAACTCACCGGACTCGAGGTGGCCAACTGCTCGATGTACGATGCGGCGACGGCGCTGGGCGAAGCCGCCACGCTCGCCAGCCGCGTGCGTTCGGTTTCGGGCGACCGGGTGCTCGTCCCGGCCCAGCTGAGCGACGGGCGACGCGGCGTACTGGAGAACTACGCCGACGGCGCCGACCTGCTCGTCGACACCTATCCCATGGCCGACGGCGCCGTGGACATCGATGCCCTCGAGGGAATGATGGACGAGGACGTGGCGATGGTGTACGCGGAGTCACCGACGATCCGGGGCGTCGTCGAACCGTCGCTGTCGGCGGTCGGTGGCCTCGCCGACGCCCATGACGCGCTGTTCTGTCTCGGCTCGGATCCGGTGGCGCTCTCACTGCTCGAATCGCCTGCAAGCGTCGGGGCGGACGTGGTCGTCGGCGACGCGAGTACGCTCGGTCTCGGCCGGAGTTACGGGATGGGGCTGGGGATGTTCGCGACGCGCGAGGACTACCTCCGGCAGGTCCCCGGCCGGCTGGTGGGGGCTGGCGAAGACGAAAGCGGTCGCAGAGCGTACACGCTGACGCTCCAGACGCGTGAACAGCACATCCGTCGCGAGCGTGCCACCTCGAACATCTGCACCAACCAGGCCTGGGTGGCGCTCCGGGCGGCCATGCACGCCGCCTGGCTCGGGCCGGACGGACTCGTCGACCTCGCCGAGGACTGCGTCGCCTACCCGCGCGACCTGGCGGCCAGGCTGGACGAGATCGAGGGCGTCCAGGCGCCGATCCACGACCGTCACCACTTCCGGGAGTTCCAGGCGCGGACGGACCAGCCCGCCGCGGCGGTGGCGGGCGACCTGCGCGACCGCGGCTACGCGGTCCACACCCTCGGCGAACACCGACTGGGGATCTGCGTCACCGAGCGGACCGCAGACAGGCTCGATCGGTTCGTCGCCGCGATGGCGGAGGTGGCCCCATGA
- the gcvPB gene encoding aminomethyl-transferring glycine dehydrogenase subunit GcvPB, producing the protein MSEGEGDGSRESTGPLGYDQARWTDSGERYEPLLSEKDSTEVEVGGDDSPLPDDLTRDSLELPALSEPELARHYTRLSQMNYGVESGPFPLGSCTMKYNPKFTEDVAALPDGAVHPDRPDETVQGTLAILAGLQDYLGRIGGMDAVTLQPPAGAAGEYAGILIAKAYHEHRGEERTEVVVPDSAHGTNFASAALAGYDVVELPSAEDGRVDLDALRAAVGDDTAALMLTNPNTLGCFERDIETIAEIVHDAGGLLYYDGANLNALLGQARPGDMGFDVMHYNVHKTFATPHGGGGPGAGPVGVNAELAPFLPSPHVRRVPRSGTDGSSGERSDPRDGPHHDGYERYDPEHSVGKVHGFEGNWLVLIKAYAYISRLGDAGLADASAKAVLNANYLAEQVDYEVPFGPFHHEFVASAGDQDAADVAKRMLDFGVHPPTTKWPEIVGEALMTEPTEIEGKRTLDQLAAAFDAVAGEDDSTLEAAPSKTSARRIDQVAAARNPRLSWQALDDGEE; encoded by the coding sequence ATGAGCGAGGGCGAAGGTGACGGGAGCCGGGAGTCCACCGGACCGCTCGGCTACGACCAGGCCCGCTGGACCGACTCGGGGGAGCGGTACGAGCCGCTGCTCTCGGAGAAGGACTCGACGGAAGTCGAGGTCGGGGGCGACGACTCGCCGCTGCCCGACGACCTGACCCGTGATTCGCTCGAACTGCCCGCCCTCTCGGAGCCGGAACTGGCGCGCCACTACACCCGACTCTCCCAGATGAACTACGGCGTCGAGAGCGGCCCCTTCCCGCTCGGCTCCTGCACGATGAAGTACAACCCCAAGTTCACGGAGGACGTGGCGGCCCTGCCCGACGGCGCGGTCCATCCGGACCGTCCGGACGAGACGGTCCAGGGGACGCTCGCGATCCTGGCCGGCCTGCAGGACTACCTCGGACGGATCGGCGGGATGGACGCGGTCACCCTCCAGCCGCCGGCCGGCGCGGCCGGCGAGTACGCAGGCATCCTGATCGCGAAGGCCTACCACGAACACCGGGGCGAGGAGCGGACGGAGGTCGTCGTCCCCGACAGCGCCCACGGCACGAACTTCGCGAGCGCGGCCCTGGCCGGCTACGACGTCGTCGAACTCCCCAGCGCCGAGGACGGTCGCGTCGACCTCGACGCGCTCCGGGCCGCCGTCGGCGACGACACCGCGGCGCTGATGCTCACGAACCCGAACACGCTGGGCTGCTTCGAGCGGGACATCGAGACGATCGCGGAGATCGTCCACGACGCGGGCGGCCTGCTCTACTACGACGGCGCGAACCTCAACGCCCTGCTGGGGCAGGCTCGCCCGGGCGACATGGGCTTCGACGTGATGCACTACAACGTCCACAAGACCTTCGCGACGCCCCACGGCGGCGGCGGGCCAGGGGCCGGACCGGTGGGCGTCAATGCGGAACTCGCGCCCTTCCTGCCGTCGCCGCACGTGCGGCGCGTGCCGCGAAGCGGCACGGACGGGTCGAGCGGGGAACGGAGTGACCCGCGAGACGGGCCCCACCACGACGGCTACGAGCGTTACGACCCCGAACACAGCGTGGGGAAGGTCCACGGCTTCGAGGGCAACTGGCTCGTCCTGATCAAGGCCTACGCGTACATCTCGCGGCTGGGCGACGCCGGACTGGCGGACGCCAGCGCCAAGGCCGTCCTCAACGCGAACTACCTGGCCGAACAGGTGGACTACGAGGTGCCGTTCGGCCCGTTCCACCACGAGTTCGTCGCCAGCGCGGGCGACCAGGACGCCGCCGACGTGGCCAAGCGAATGCTCGACTTCGGCGTCCATCCGCCGACCACGAAGTGGCCTGAGATCGTCGGCGAGGCGCTGATGACCGAACCGACCGAGATCGAGGGCAAACGCACGCTCGACCAGCTGGCAGCGGCCTTCGACGCCGTCGCCGGCGAAGACGATTCGACGCTCGAGGCCGCGCCGTCGAAGACGAGCGCCCGCCGGATCGACCAGGTCGCCGCAGCCCGGAACCCGCGGCTCTCGTGGCAGGCGCTCGACGACGGCGAGGAGTGA
- a CDS encoding CopG family ribbon-helix-helix protein yields MTVVSVSMPEELLERIDEFADGHGYTGRSEVVREAARNLLGEFEDRRLEGRELMGVVTVLFNYETTSVEERMMHLRHQHEGLVQSNVHNHVGDAYCMELFILEGSLEEISTFVGKIRATKDTLTVDYSVIPVDGLDGALTGGN; encoded by the coding sequence ATGACCGTCGTCAGCGTCTCGATGCCCGAGGAGTTACTCGAACGGATCGACGAGTTCGCGGACGGCCACGGCTACACCGGCCGGAGCGAGGTCGTCAGGGAAGCGGCTCGAAACCTCCTCGGCGAGTTCGAAGACCGTCGGCTGGAGGGCCGCGAACTCATGGGCGTCGTCACCGTCCTGTTCAACTACGAGACCACGAGCGTCGAGGAGCGGATGATGCACCTGCGTCACCAGCACGAGGGACTGGTCCAGTCGAACGTCCACAACCACGTCGGCGACGCCTACTGCATGGAACTGTTCATCCTCGAAGGGTCCCTGGAGGAGATTTCTACCTTCGTGGGCAAGATCCGGGCGACCAAGGACACGCTGACGGTGGATTACTCGGTGATCCCCGTCGACGGGCTGGACGGGGCGTTGACCGGCGGAAACTGA
- a CDS encoding rhomboid family intramembrane serine protease, with product MARGGSPTITTLSIFVVVFLLEWAAVPFGLSGTLFVLHPPVAVHPWTVVTSVYAHQTLDHLLANSAGLLVTGFLLERKTTSLRYHVFFVGTGALAGVAQITLGDLFGPATGVLGASGAIFAFLGYLLTGNRLTETVVGGVALSTRVQVLAFLLVAAVVTLATGSARAALVAHFTGLFLGLLAGRAHLLRAR from the coding sequence ATGGCCAGGGGCGGGAGTCCGACGATCACGACGCTGTCGATCTTCGTCGTCGTCTTCCTCCTCGAGTGGGCGGCCGTGCCCTTCGGACTCTCCGGGACGCTGTTCGTCCTGCACCCACCGGTGGCCGTCCACCCGTGGACGGTCGTCACGAGCGTCTACGCCCACCAGACCCTCGATCACCTGCTCGCCAACTCCGCCGGCCTGCTGGTCACCGGCTTCCTGCTCGAACGGAAGACGACCAGCCTGCGCTATCACGTCTTCTTCGTGGGGACCGGCGCCCTCGCCGGCGTCGCCCAGATCACGCTCGGGGACCTCTTCGGGCCGGCGACGGGCGTCCTCGGCGCCAGCGGCGCCATCTTCGCGTTCCTGGGCTACCTCCTGACCGGCAACCGGCTCACCGAGACCGTCGTCGGCGGCGTCGCCCTCTCCACGCGCGTCCAGGTACTCGCCTTCCTGCTGGTCGCCGCCGTCGTCACGCTCGCGACCGGTTCGGCCCGCGCCGCCCTGGTCGCGCACTTCACCGGCCTGTTCCTCGGCCTGCTCGCCGGCCGGGCGCACCTCCTCCGGGCCCGGTAA
- a CDS encoding cob(I)yrinic acid a,c-diamide adenosyltransferase: MKIYTGRGDEGLTDLRNMDRVSKASPRIEAYGTVDEVNALVGVVRPTGQDDVDEQLRAIQNHLHVVQADFANPNPDEDDPQITDEHVEELESWMDGYDEELDPLESFILPSGSEPGAKLHQARAVCRRAERRAVSFASEEAGVNDAAIVYLNRLSDCLFTLARVVNKREGVREENPEY, encoded by the coding sequence ATGAAGATCTACACCGGCCGCGGCGACGAGGGACTGACCGATCTCCGGAACATGGACCGCGTGTCGAAGGCCAGCCCGCGGATCGAGGCCTACGGCACCGTCGACGAGGTCAACGCGCTGGTGGGCGTGGTCCGCCCGACGGGTCAGGACGACGTCGACGAGCAACTCCGGGCGATCCAGAACCACCTCCACGTCGTCCAGGCGGACTTCGCGAACCCGAATCCGGACGAGGACGACCCGCAGATCACCGACGAGCACGTCGAGGAACTCGAGTCGTGGATGGACGGGTACGACGAGGAACTCGATCCACTGGAGTCCTTCATCCTCCCCAGCGGCAGCGAACCCGGCGCGAAACTCCACCAGGCCCGGGCGGTCTGTCGCCGCGCCGAACGGCGGGCCGTGAGCTTCGCCTCGGAGGAGGCGGGCGTCAACGACGCCGCCATCGTCTACCTCAATCGCCTCTCGGACTGCCTGTTCACGCTCGCGCGCGTCGTCAACAAGCGCGAGGGCGTCCGCGAGGAGAACCCCGAGTACTGA
- a CDS encoding MBL fold metallo-hydrolase encodes MFTRLTVPTPFQIGPVNAYLAGRTLVDPGPDSEEAWSHLLDALDERNLEPDDIERVVITHPHPDHFGLAHRFRDAGATVVATPDAAAIVSDFEGRFERECEFFTDFFERCGMARSTAETVTGLPEVFLRYAPDVAVDQEVVQGDTLVVHDTVLDVDEVLGHADGECVLSFDADGERQAIVGDHVLLEITPNPFLLPPGEDGERPRVLPAYNRSLDRLRDRDYDRLLPGHRDLIDRPSERIGEIREAHEERTANVKALVDGPTTPVDVMEGLFEDLPVTESFAGMSEAVGHLDVLEDRGEVTLRDRGGVLVYEPQ; translated from the coding sequence ATGTTCACACGCCTCACGGTTCCGACGCCGTTCCAGATCGGCCCGGTCAACGCCTACCTCGCCGGGCGCACCCTCGTCGATCCCGGTCCAGACAGCGAGGAGGCCTGGTCGCACCTGCTCGACGCGCTCGACGAACGAAACCTCGAACCCGACGATATCGAGCGCGTGGTGATCACCCACCCACATCCCGACCACTTCGGACTCGCCCACCGGTTCCGCGACGCCGGCGCGACCGTCGTCGCCACCCCCGACGCCGCCGCCATCGTCAGCGACTTCGAGGGCCGCTTCGAGCGCGAATGCGAGTTCTTCACCGACTTCTTCGAGCGCTGCGGGATGGCCCGCTCGACCGCCGAGACCGTTACCGGCCTCCCCGAGGTGTTCCTGCGGTACGCCCCCGACGTCGCGGTCGACCAGGAGGTCGTCCAGGGCGACACCCTCGTCGTCCACGACACCGTCCTCGACGTCGACGAGGTACTCGGCCACGCGGACGGGGAATGTGTCCTCTCCTTCGACGCCGACGGGGAGCGCCAGGCGATCGTCGGCGACCACGTCCTCCTCGAGATCACGCCGAATCCCTTCCTCCTGCCGCCCGGCGAGGACGGCGAGCGACCCCGGGTCCTCCCGGCCTACAACCGCTCGCTCGACCGCCTCCGCGACCGCGACTACGACCGACTGCTCCCCGGCCACCGCGACCTGATCGACCGGCCGAGCGAGCGTATCGGCGAGATCCGCGAGGCCCACGAGGAGCGCACCGCGAACGTGAAAGCGCTGGTCGACGGCCCGACGACGCCGGTCGACGTGATGGAGGGGCTGTTCGAGGACCTGCCGGTCACCGAGTCCTTCGCCGGCATGAGCGAGGCGGTGGGCCACCTCGACGTGCTCGAAGACCGGGGCGAGGTGACGCTTCGCGACCGCGGCGGCGTGCTGGTCTACGAGCCCCAGTAG
- a CDS encoding DUF7553 family protein, producing the protein MNKHFEDAGYYLKRAGETAKRGVVEELEPVQRRVEKLTGGEDEPEPGRLEEVRADLKEIQGRAEGEAKEAIAKARERIDSYRTAEA; encoded by the coding sequence ATGAACAAACACTTCGAAGACGCGGGCTACTACCTGAAGCGAGCGGGCGAGACGGCAAAGCGCGGCGTCGTGGAGGAACTCGAACCGGTCCAGCGGCGCGTCGAGAAGTTGACCGGCGGCGAGGACGAACCGGAACCGGGCCGGCTGGAGGAAGTCCGTGCGGACCTGAAGGAGATCCAGGGACGCGCAGAGGGCGAGGCGAAGGAGGCCATCGCGAAGGCGCGGGAGCGGATCGATTCCTACCGGACGGCGGAAGCCTGA
- a CDS encoding FAD-dependent oxidoreductase, producing the protein MANVAIVGGGPAGLSAALFCQKNGVDATVFDSDKTWMHKAHLFNYPGIGSQDGTAYMETLRNQVDSFGVDRRQDAAVTDVEATGDGFSVATDDDSLDADYLVLATGANRDLAEDLGCDFTDDDVVDVEVNMQTSVADAYATGAMVRTEEWQAVISAGDGAAAALNILSKEKGENFHDFDTPADADETFGGMAGE; encoded by the coding sequence ATGGCCAACGTTGCCATCGTCGGCGGCGGCCCCGCCGGCCTGAGCGCCGCACTGTTCTGCCAGAAAAACGGCGTCGACGCCACCGTCTTCGACTCCGACAAGACCTGGATGCACAAGGCCCACCTGTTCAACTACCCCGGGATCGGCTCCCAGGACGGCACGGCCTACATGGAGACGCTTCGGAACCAGGTCGACAGCTTCGGCGTCGACCGCCGCCAGGACGCGGCAGTCACCGACGTCGAGGCCACCGGCGACGGCTTCTCCGTCGCCACCGACGACGACTCCCTCGACGCCGACTACCTCGTCCTCGCCACCGGCGCGAACCGCGACCTCGCCGAGGACCTCGGCTGTGATTTCACAGACGACGACGTGGTGGACGTGGAAGTCAACATGCAGACCAGCGTCGCGGACGCCTACGCCACCGGCGCCATGGTCCGGACCGAGGAGTGGCAGGCCGTCATCTCCGCCGGCGACGGCGCCGCTGCTGCGCTCAACATCTTGAGTAAGGAAAAGGGCGAGAACTTCCACGACTTCGACACCCCCGCCGACGCCGACGAAACGTTCGGCGGGATGGCCGGGGAGTAA
- a CDS encoding cytochrome P450, with protein sequence MSQTPPGPKGRPVFGSSRQYARDPFAFVTALERAYGGIAQFDMGPMETYAVTDPEAIEEILVTQSDAYEKPDFQADAIGDLLGEGLLLSEGETWERQRELANPAFDMNRLSGMADRITGHAESMVDGWTAGDEIDAEMSMTEVTLRVILDVMMGVRPSDQRIEHVREQLEPLGERFEPDPIRFALPDWVPMPGDAEFAAAVAELEEIIDGIVRQRRTELAEADDPDAPMDFLSILLRAREEGTVTDEQLRDEMMTMLLAGHDTTALTLTYTWYLLSEHPEVERRVHAELDEVLGDGQPTMADVRKLEYTTWTIEEAMRLYPPVYAIFRSPTRPVEILGYTIPTDASIMLPQWAVHRSDEYWEEPEVFDPERFSPERRAERPRFAYFPFGGGPRHCIGKHLAMLEARLIVATVADRYRLEFLGESPLELLPTLTAHPRQEMSMRVVPRE encoded by the coding sequence ATGTCCCAGACACCGCCAGGGCCGAAGGGGCGACCGGTGTTCGGTAGCAGCAGGCAGTACGCCCGGGACCCGTTCGCATTCGTGACGGCGCTGGAGCGCGCCTACGGGGGAATCGCGCAGTTCGACATGGGGCCGATGGAGACGTACGCGGTGACCGATCCCGAGGCGATCGAGGAGATCCTCGTCACCCAATCCGACGCCTACGAGAAGCCCGACTTTCAGGCGGACGCGATCGGCGACCTGCTGGGTGAGGGCCTGCTGCTCAGCGAGGGCGAGACCTGGGAGCGCCAGCGCGAACTGGCGAACCCGGCCTTCGACATGAACCGCCTGTCGGGGATGGCGGACCGGATCACTGGCCACGCAGAATCGATGGTCGACGGCTGGACGGCCGGGGACGAGATCGACGCCGAGATGTCCATGACCGAGGTGACGCTGCGGGTCATCCTCGACGTGATGATGGGCGTCCGACCGAGCGACCAGCGGATCGAACACGTCCGCGAGCAACTCGAGCCGCTGGGTGAGCGCTTCGAGCCGGATCCGATCCGATTTGCCCTCCCGGACTGGGTGCCGATGCCGGGCGACGCCGAGTTCGCGGCGGCGGTCGCTGAACTCGAGGAGATCATCGACGGGATCGTCCGCCAGCGACGGACGGAGCTCGCGGAGGCGGACGATCCGGACGCACCGATGGACTTCCTGTCGATCCTGCTGCGGGCTCGCGAGGAAGGGACCGTGACCGACGAGCAGTTGCGCGACGAGATGATGACGATGCTCCTGGCGGGCCACGACACGACGGCGCTGACGCTGACGTACACCTGGTACCTGCTCTCGGAGCATCCGGAGGTCGAGCGGCGGGTCCACGCCGAACTCGACGAGGTGCTGGGCGACGGACAGCCGACGATGGCGGACGTGCGAAAACTGGAGTACACCACCTGGACGATCGAGGAGGCGATGCGGCTCTACCCGCCGGTGTACGCCATCTTCCGCTCGCCGACGCGGCCGGTCGAGATCCTCGGGTACACGATTCCGACGGACGCGAGCATCATGCTCCCGCAGTGGGCGGTCCACCGTTCGGACGAGTACTGGGAGGAGCCGGAGGTCTTCGATCCGGAGCGGTTCTCGCCCGAGCGCCGCGCGGAGCGGCCGCGGTTCGCGTACTTCCCGTTCGGCGGGGGACCGCGCCACTGCATCGGCAAACACCTCGCGATGCTCGAAGCCCGGTTGATCGTCGCGACGGTCGCGGACCGCTACCGCCTCGAATTCCTCGGCGAGTCGCCGCTGGAACTGTTGCCGACGCTCACCGCCCATCCGCGCCAGGAGATGTCGATGCGAGTCGTGCCGCGCGAATAG